The following coding sequences are from one Hydra vulgaris chromosome 04, alternate assembly HydraT2T_AEP window:
- the LOC136079192 gene encoding uncharacterized protein LOC136079192, with protein MITEFLQEKNWPKLDGRASESSKQLHEWCGNISKFLITLADRLNLLEHNKNEKSKKIAKLQLQLGSSNKQGAKKPADQLVVANATISELNERERRKKNVIIYGTPESEKEFLTDKKADYSKKIKEIFNVIGNSSVSPVYARRLKSKDTTKPGPIIVELSDVSLRNPLLLAEKNLREKEGKKSIYISPDLAEAQRSHKEDYDLRKKRNKASNTLAEDSPFRYGIRGNQIADTNKISDFITNIDWVMMFETSSVQEIANLLNKFFQDVFVIEEEGELFTVEFNENHSKFVDLDPNDVSYEMILDKLKNLNQNKAYGPDNMHPFLLKNCAEAFAIPLTLIIRASLTNSQLPVQFKSANVTPLFKKGDKTLPSNYRPVSLTSIPCKIMEKSINYISSSLDVGIPVDVVLLDFAKAFDTVPHKRLLAKLKAYGFDGLILQWIKAFLENRRQRVIQGEIWNDIFSGLPQGSVIAALLFALYINDLPKKIA; from the exons ATGATTACAGAATTTCTACAAGAGAAAAACTGGCCAAAACTTGATGGCAGAGCTAGTGAATCAAGTAAACAGCTACATGAGTGGTGTGGGAATATATCAAAGTTTCTCATCACCCTTGCTGATCGATTAAATCTACTCGAGCACAACAAAAATGAGAAGAgcaaaaaaatagcaaaactcCAA CTGCAATTGGGTTCAAGTAATAAACAAGGTGCTAAAAAACCAGCTGACCAGCTTGTTGTAGCAAATGCAACTATAAGTGAGTTAAATGAaagagaaagaagaaaaaagaacGTAATTATCTATGGAACACCTGAATCCGAAAAGGAAtttttaactgataaaaaagcagattatagcaaaaaaatcaaagagATATTTAATGTAATTGGCAATAGCAGTGTTTCACCAGTTTATGCAAGAAGACTAAAATCTAAAGATACAACTAAACCAGGTCCAATAATAGTTGAACTAAGTGATGTTTCGTTAAGAAATCCACTTCTTCtagcagaaaaaaatttgagagagaaagaaggtaaaaaatcaatttacataAGTCCAGATTTAGCTGAAGCACAAAGAAGTCACAAAGAAGATTACGatttaagaaagaaaagaaacaaagcaAGCAATACACTTGCTGAAGACTCGCCCTTTCGATATGGCATTCGTGGAAATCAGAtc gcTGACACCAATAAAATTTCTgactttattacaaatattgaTTGGGTAATGATGTTTGAAACTTCATCTGTTCA AGAGATAGCTAAtctacttaataaattttttcaagatgtCTTCGTAATTGAAGAAGAAGGGGAACTTTTCACAGTTGAATTTAACGAGAATCATTCAAAGTTTGTTGATCTAGATCCAAATGATGTCAGCTACGAAATGATAttagataaacttaaaaatcttAATCAAAATAAAGCATATGGTCCTGATAATATGCATCCATTTCTTCTAAAAAACTGTGCGGAAGCATTTGCTATTCCTCTAACATTAATTATTAGGGCATCTTTAACTAATAGTCAGCTTCCAGTTCAATTTAAATCAGCGAATGTAACACCTCTATTCAAAAAAGGTGATAAGACTCTTCCCAGCAACTATCGTCCAGTTTCATTGACTTCTATTCCATGTAAAATTATGGAAA AAAGCATTAATTACATTTCATCAAGCTTAGATGTTGGTATTCCAGTTGATGTAGTTTTGTTAGATTTTGCTAAAGCCTTTGACACCGTTCCACACAAAAGACTGCTAGCCAAACTAAAAGCATACGGCTTTGATGGTCTGATACTTCAATGGATCAAAGCCTTTTTAGAAAACAGAAGACAAAGAGTTATTCAAGGTGAAATCTGGAATGATATTTTTAGTGGTTTACCGCAAGGGTCTGTAATTGCAGcacttttatttgctttatacattaacgaccttccaaaaaaaattgcataa
- the LOC100203803 gene encoding voltage-dependent calcium channel subunit alpha-2/delta-1 isoform X4, whose translation MFPGNLNGYIKDDPNYIDLYDCRRRVWYQISSASPKDAVIILDVSGSMIGNNIAIAKIAAKTLIDTLEENDYFNMMTVSKTAKFILNDENKNEIKKLMQATRFNKERMKLAINNIDEPKDILDISKAISRAFESLKDNTTYTAGCNKVIMIISDGIEGDYSSTAGNVFDKMNADKSVRVFSYLVGRVKNPDDRALKEMSCNNRGYFYKIETIGNVWDVVVEYLKVLSRPLAANSVKIKPKISPIYLDSSGAGMVLTMSMGVFNKNNLSGVVGVDMLINSLKKKVSFKELGYLSHAIIINNNGFIILHPKFRDQTGYLSASANVYFEDLEYSVDKNNSIALKIKMLNRNSGNMSFSSYWLYDDNNRIALHNFTYFFYPINNTILSLALAISDYEINYVAVNQQKVTEDIIQNGLNALNEFVNFSCGHQYFTYVQIAALMFCNICNETRYPTASQVYSCLSSKSLDTVKNECSHDLFNNLITTAGIAHKRILESLDKCSDEKSDEIFFRSLYVGTNGGYTRFFSRNQSVPPELDSLRTSIFERAQAVPCSKLVVSAPLNTTLNNGPLYITVEASSWIQHGKNKTLVAVTGTEMHSGFIKQMFDNATATKNLNCKNNDSVVCAIVDQNGYIVVSNLGDNAIGSFFGKDRGALMDHLSSPNISIFRKITLDDTQAECPVPQVYDSASNFLLNPIQLMFSLSTWLIGSCWSLLLHITVLGTSFFRKYSTNAETTIDPTNVSCTKEMNFFLFKDHLLNNSPCSENTPKTVVYKGSVECEPSIFQNYILTSVPETNLVFIIAEPNHFKCNQKPLETSSTKNKDLDSFQDQRFRVRPNECFNPTQPYEKNSEYCGAGILTKPSFFNIFCLLTFYTYQNVAMYLKGY comes from the exons ATGTTTCCTGGAAATTTAAATGGTTACATAAAAGATGATCCTAACTACATCGATCTGTATGATTGCAGACGCCGTGTATGGTATCAAATTAGTTCAGCAAGTCCAAAAGATGCTGTTATCATTCTTGATGTCTCTGGTTCTATGATTGGAAACAATATTG CTATTGCTAAAATTGCAGCAAAGACCTTGATTGATACTCTGGAAGAAAATGATTATTTCAACATGATGACTGTATCAAAGACTGCAAAGTTTATTCTAAAtgatgaaaacaaaaatgaaattaaaaaactaatgcaAGCAACAAGGTTTAACAAGGAAAGAATGAAACTAGCAATTAATAACATTGATGAACCAaaagatattttagatatttcaaAAGCAATTAGTCGTGCATTTGAATCACTTAAAG ATAATACAACATATACAGCTGGTTGTAACAAGGTTATTATGATAATAAGTGATGGTATTGAGGGAGATTACAGCTCTACAGCAggaaatgtttttgataaaatgaatGCAGACAAATCAGTACGAGTTTTTTCTTATCTTGTTGGAAGAGTAAAAAATCCAGACGATCGTGCTCTCAAAGAAATGTCATGCAACAACAGGggctatttttataaaattgaaactaTAGGAAATGTTTGGGATGTTGTTGTGgagtatttaaaagttttaagtcGACCATTAGCAGCAAATAGTGTTAagataaaaccaaaaatatctCCAATTTACTTAGACAGTTCAGGAGCAGGTATGGTGTTAACCATGTCAATGGGAGTCTTcaacaaaaataatctttctGGTGTAGTTGGAGTTGATATGCTTAtaaattcattgaaaaaaaaggtttcatttAAAGAGTTGGGTTATCTTAGTCATGccattattattaacaataatggATTTATAATACTTCACCCTAAATTTCGAGATCAAACTGGTTATCTTTCTGCATCAGCAAATGTTTACTTTGAAGATTTGGAATATAGCGTTGATAAAAACAACTcgattgcattaaaaataaaaatgttaaataggAATAGTGGCAACATGAGTTTTTCATCGTACTGGTTGTATGATGACAATAATAGAATTGCGTTACACAActtcacatattttttttatccaatCAATAACACAATACTGAGTTTGGCTTTAGCAATAAGCGATTATGAAATTAACTACGTGGCTGTTAATCAACAAAAAGTAACAGAGGATATAATACAAAATGGATTAAATGCtttaaatgaatttgttaaTTTCAGCTGTGGTCATCAATATTTTACTTACGTGCAAATAGCTGCTTTGATGTTTTGCAACATTTGCAATGAAACAAGGTATCCAACAGCTAGCCAGGTTTATTCTTGCTTATCATCGAAAAGTTTGGATACAGTGAAAAATGAATGTAGccatgatttatttaataacttgatAACTACAGCTGGCATAGCACATAAAAGAATTCTAGAGAGTTTGGACAAATGTTCAGATGAAAAAagtgatgaaattttttttagatcacTTTATGTTGGAACTAATGGAGGTTACACTag gTTTTTTTCAAGAAACCAAAGTGTACCTCCTGAACTAGATTCACTGCGAACATCGATTTTTGAACGAGCACAAGCAGTTCCGTGTAGCAAACTTGTTGTATCAGCTCCTTTAAACACAACCTTGAATAATGGTCCTCTTTATATAACAGTTGAAGCTTCATCGTGGATTCAAcatggtaaaaataaaacattggtAGCAG ttactgGTACTGAAATGCATTCTGGTTTCATTAAACAAATGTTTGATAATGCAACAGCTACTAAAAATCTTAACTGTAAGAACAACGACTCTGTTGTTTGCGCCATAGTTGATCAAAACGGTTATATTGTCGTCAGTAACCTTGGTGATAATGCAATAGGAAGCTTTTTTGGAAAAGACCGTGGAGCTTTGATGGATCACTTATCTAGTCctaatatttctatatttcgAAAAATTACTTTAGATGACACACAGGCTGAATGTCCGGTTCCTCAAGTATACGACTCTGCctctaattttttgttaaacccTATACAACTAATGTTTAGTTTAAGTACATGGCTTATTGGTTCCTGTTGGAGCTTGCTTTTACATATAACAGTATTAGGTACCTCCTTTTTTCGAAAGTATTCAACAAATGCTGAAACAACAATTGATCCAACAAATGTGAGTTGCACCAaggaaatgaatttttttttatttaaagatcaCTTATTGAACAATTCACCTTGTAGTGAAAATACACCTAAAACTGTAGTCTATAAAGGTTCTGTTGAATGCGAACCgtccatttttcaaaattacattttaaccAGTGTACCTGAGACAAATTTAGTGTTTATAATAGCAGAACCTAATCACTTTAAATGCAACCAAAAACCATTGGAAACCAGTTCTACTAAAAATAAAGACTTAGATTCTTTTCAAGATCAAAGATTTCGAGTCAGGCCAAATGAATGCTTTAATCCAACTCAACCATACGAAAAAAATTCGGAGTACTGCGGAGCTGGGATTTTAACGAAGccatcattttttaatattttttgcttgcTAACTTTCTATACTTATCAAAATGTAGCTATGTATTTAAAAGGCTATTGA